The following coding sequences lie in one Periophthalmus magnuspinnatus isolate fPerMag1 chromosome 24, fPerMag1.2.pri, whole genome shotgun sequence genomic window:
- the soga3b gene encoding protein SOGA3 → MQTKTELGADEEATMAEKQAAAEATEAGSVTQQDQAFLDEMERLLDENDDLKCEIEEMRAEMDEMRDTFYEEDTCQLQEMRRELERANKNCRILQYRLRKAERKRLRYAQTGEVDEELLRSLEQDLKVAKDVSVRLHHELEKVEEKRTKTEDENEKLRQKLIEVEVAKQALQNELDKTKEKRRGSKDIQKPDKKTPTEEDNEDLKCQLALIKEEAVLMRKKAAKIDKEKDRLEQELQKYRSFYGELDSTHPKGEAGGPPTTRESELKLRLRLVEEEANILGRKIVELEVENRGLRAELDDLRGEGEGTGSSGCGVMGGMGAGRGIGDDLTELRQQLQLVEDEAELLRRNLADAEEQNQRVTAELNKLKFKAGTHEGGARHGAGTGGTGIDAAKTEALQEELKAARLQINDLSGKVMQLQYENRVLLSNMQRYDLASHLSLRPSPRDSDAESDAGGATSGRRESDEDSTSSRLLPPHRKREGPVGGESDSDEVRNNGSSSRCLTPTRGLYTPTGPEGAAASPSALSRFLPGGRCSLRERQQMIDIRVEAERLVRTIDRLIADTATIISETRVYVSNGDLMFGRGGEEGAEDDGSRIREHELLYRINAQMKAFRKELQSFIDRLEVPRLEDREADEPLSMFQPIILLILILVLFSSLSYATIFKLVFLFTLFFVL, encoded by the exons ATGCAGACCAAAACGGAGCTAGGAGCGGATGAGGAGGCGACGATGGCGGAAAAACAGGCGGCTGCTGAAGCTACAGAGGCGGGGTCCGTGACACAGCAAGACCAGGCCTTTCTCGACGAGATGGAGAGGCTACTGGATGAAAACGACGATCTCAAG TGTGAAATAGAGGAGATGAGGGCAGAGATGGATGAGATGCGTGACACTTTCTACGAGGAAGACACATGTCAGCTGCAGGAGATGAGGCGAGAACTGGAGAGGGCAAATAAAAACTGCAGAATTCTGCAGTACCGGCTGAGAaaagcagagaggaagaggctACGATATGCCCAGACAGGAGAAGTCGATGAAGAGCTGCTCAGGAGCCTGGAGCAAGACCTCAAA GTAGCTAAGGATGTGTCTGTGAGATTGCATCATGAGCTTGAGAAGGTGGAGGAGAAACGCACAAAGACCGAAGACGAGAATGAAAAACTGAGGCAGAAACTGATAGAAGTAGAAGTGGCCAAACAAGCTCTGCAAAATGAGCTGGATAAAACCAAAGAG AAGAGAAGAGGCAGTAAGGACATCCAGAAACCTGACAAGAAAACACCAACTGAG GAGGACAATGAGGACCTGAAGTGCCAATTAGCTTTAATCAAAGAGGAGGCCGTGCTTATGAGGAAGAAGGCAGCCAAGATCGACAAAGAGAAGGACCGTTTAGAGCAGGAGCTACAGAAGTATCGCTCTTTCTATGGTGAACTGGACAGCACTCATCCCAAAGGAGAAGCCGGGGGTCCACCCACCACCCGCGAGTCAGAGCTCAAACTCCGCCTCCGTTTGGTGGAAGAAGAGGCCAATATTCTCGGAAGGAAAATAGTGGAATTAGAG GTGGAAAATCGTGGCCTGAGAGCAGAGCTGGATGACCTGCGTggtgagggagaggggacaGGGAGCTCTGGGTGCGGGGTGATGGGGGGCATGGGCGCGGGCAGAGGCATCGGGGACGACCTGACAGAGCTTCGGCAGCAGCTGCAGTTAGTGGAGGATGAGGCGGAGCTGCTCAGGAGGAACCTAGCAGATGctgaggagcagaaccagagagTGACTGCAGAACTCAACAAGCTAAAGTTCAAGGCCGGGACCCACGAGGGAGGGGCTCGGCATGGGGCAGGTACAGGAGGCACAGGGATAGACGCAGCAAAGACAGAGGCACTGCAGGAGGAGCTGAAGGCAGCGAGGCTACAGATCAACGACCTCAGCGGCAAG gTTATGCAGTTGCAGTATGAAAACCGCGTGCTCCTCTCCAACATGCAGCGTTATGATCTTGCTTCCCACCTCTCCCTACGCCCCAGCCCAAGGGACAGCGATGCAGAGAGTGATGCAGGCGGTGCCACTAGTGGCCGACGCGAAAGTGATGAAGACTCCACTTCCTCCAGGCTCCTCCCACCTCACCGCAAACGTGAGGGGCCtgtgggaggagagagtgattcTGATGAGGTCAGGAACaatggaagtagtagtagatgcTTGACACCAACACGGGGTCTTTACACCCCCACCGGACCAGAGGGAGCTGCTGCTTCACCGTCTGCTCTGTCCCGCTTTCTACCTGGTGGACGTTGCAGTCTGCGAGAAAGACAGCAGATGATTGACATTCGAGTTGAAGCGGAGAGACTGGTGCGGACCATAGACCGACTTATAGCAGATACGGCTACTATAATTTCTGAGACGAGAGTTTACGTGTCTAATGGAGATCTGATGTttggaagaggaggggaggaaggagcagaggatgatggTAGCAGGATTAGGGAACATGAGCTGCTTTATCGTATTAATGCACAAATGAAGGCCTTCAGGAAGGAACTGCAAAGCTTTATAGACAGACTGGAAGTGCCCCGGCTGGAGGACAGAGAGGCAGATGAACCACTGTcg ATGTTCCAGCCCATTATTTTGCTCATCCTCATTcttgtcctcttctcctccttgtcTTACGCCACCATCTTTAAGCTAGTCTTTCTCTTCACTCTATTCTTTGTCCTGTAA